A window from Zingiber officinale cultivar Zhangliang chromosome 7A, Zo_v1.1, whole genome shotgun sequence encodes these proteins:
- the LOC122001536 gene encoding MACPF domain-containing protein CAD1-like, giving the protein MRSEPPGEASDLFISGGVVGMEGTRVVAPVASMIASLANVVQALGRGFDVTADARLLYCKGPPGSRLVLLDDSRAGSLVFMDGGIDRQNRLPSVPSGVKISKGSHRREHSRVFSFHQMAEHFNKKSGISGSVPLGSFNSMFGFTGCWKGDAAATKALAMDGFYFPLYEVRLITDDLMLRDDVKHAVPCNWNPQMLASFIENFGTHIITSITIGGKHEVYVKQHHSSKLTGSEIESYVKTIGDQRFMNLEDQSSNAPLNYGDKDIAVTFRRRGGNDLVQNHSDWVTSIYSAPDVINMTFFPIVSLLDGLPGIQNLVRAIDLYLEYKPPIEELRYFLEFQVKRVWSPLPENIPGHQRKEPVCPSLQFSLMGPKLNVSTEQVSVGRKPVTGLRLSVEGSKQNRLAIHLQHFATLPKILLPHWDSHVAIGPHKWQGPEEQDSRWFEPVKWKNFAHVSTAPIESTQSDIDNLSGVHTVTGAQLGVWDFGTKSVLHLKLLFSKVPGCTIRRSVWDHSPSSTLAQKSDDKPSSTSRDFAKLAKIVDMAEMSKGPQDTPGHWLVTGAKLGVDKGKIVLRVKYSLLNY; this is encoded by the exons ATGAGATCGGAACCCCCGGGTGAGGCGAGTGATTTGTTTATAAGCGGTGGCGTTGTTGGCATGGAGGGGACGCGGGTTGTGGCTCCGGTGGCGAGCATGATAGCATCGCTAGCCAACGTGGTGCAAGCCCTCGGACGGGGATTCGACGTCACCGCCGATGCGCGGCTGCTGTACTGCAAGGGCCCCCCTGGTTCCCGCCTCGTCTTGCTCGACGACAGCCGTGCCGGGAGCTTGGTTTTTATGGACGGAGGAATCGACCGGCAGAATCGTCTTCCCAGCGTGCCATCAGGTGTCAAAATTTCGAAGGGGAGCCACCGGCGTGAGCACTCCCGCGTCTTTAGCTTCCATCAG ATGGCTGAGCATTTCAATAAGAAGTCAGGTATATCTGGCTCAGTGCCTCTTGGCAGCTTTAACTCAATGTTTGGTTTCACTGGATGTTGGAAGGGCGATGCTGCAGCTACAAAGGCCCTTGCGATGGATGGTTTTTATTTCCCTTTGTATGAGGTTAGGCTGATAACCGACGATCTAATGCTTCGAGATGATGTCAAGCATGCAGTTCCTTGCAATTGGAACCCGCAAATGTTGGCTAG CTTCATCGAGAATTTTGGAACCCATATTATTACATCCATTACTATTGGTGGTAAACATGAGGTGTATGTCAAGCAGCACCATTCATCAAAGTTAACTGGGTCAGAGATTGAGAGTTATGTTAAGACAATTGGGGATCAGAGATTTATGAATTTGGAAGACCAATCGTCTAATGCTCCCCTGAATTATGGAGACAAG GATATTGCTGTGACATTTAGGAGAAGGGGTGGCAATGATCTTGTACAGAATCATTCAGATTGGGTGACCTCCATTTATTCTGCACCGGATGTTATCAATATGACTTTCTTCCCCATTGTTTCTCTTCTTGATGGGCTACCTGGCATTCAAAATCTTGTTCGTGCAATAGACCTGTATCTGGAGT ATAAGCCACCTATAGAGGAACTGCGATATTTCTTGGAATTTCAAGTGAAGAGAGTCTGGTCTCCTCTGCCAGAAAATATTCCTGGACACCAGAGAAAGGAACCTGTATGTCCTTCTCTTCAGTTTAGCTTAATGGGGCCCAAGCTCAATGTTAGCACCGAACAG GTATCTGTTGGTCGAAAGCCAGTCACTGGCTTAAGGTTAAGCGTTGAAGGAAGCAAACAGAACCGGCTTGCCATTCACTTGCAGCATTTTGCAACCCTACCAAAGATCCTTCTACCACACTGGGATTCCCATGTTGCGATCGGTCCTCACAAATGGCAAGGCCCAGAGGAGCAAGACAGCCGCTGGTTCGAACCGGTCAAGTGGAAGAACTTTGCACATGTCAGCACAGCACCCATCGAGAGCACCCAGTCCGACATCGATAATCTCTCTGGCGTCCACACAGTGACAGGGGCTCAGCTAGGGGTATGGGATTTTGGAACCAAGAGTGTCCTGCACCTGAAACTATTGTTTTCCAAGGTCCCCGGTTGCACAATAAGGAGGTCAGTGTGGGACCATAGTCCATCATCCACTCTGGCACAAAAATCAGACGACAAACCCTCTTCCACATCAAGGGACTTTGCCAAGCTTGCCAAGATTGTGGACATGGCAGAGATGTCAAAGGGTCCACAAGATACTCCAGGCCATTGGCTGGTTACAGGGGCGAAGTTAGGAGTCGACAAAGGGAAGATCGTTCTACGTGTGAAGTATTCCTTGCTAAACTATTGA